The proteins below are encoded in one region of Bombus vancouverensis nearcticus chromosome 8, iyBomVanc1_principal, whole genome shotgun sequence:
- the LOC117157339 gene encoding ral GTPase-activating protein subunit beta isoform X2 gives MNLGVFNRVNLKDTQGGMYSEWASLSVLIQQGSEESQSVLEKFSPGAGKEVALSIVRQLAANLGITQAAEPSPLCTDKEVQWCMEVICFGLSLPLAEHDTVRDCVNVYCEWLSALYSTPKICVPRPIIDDPNFYARKIISHFHNLFVPRKGEVWPFLYQDLGTDTINRQAVLCHRVLRTLQQIARGPATLERETWESLLLFLIGINDALLAPPATREDAGEQLCERVLGVLLEVWLVACERNFPSPPLWRTLRESCLRWRHRLALVEQWNRVCLALTARLLQIMYGPMFPELKISEEDSQLVPPTMSDEAVAQAWYRLLRTIGDPVDLCRPAVISQTQAFLQYAIASPNVIDPCQHPCLQSLPQIFLKAIKGIAGQVDAFLGVSQACCWEECCVSTITCGSASTGSGGVGWDKSSSKDMTQPSPTPPTQRRLAKSFSVTPSAVTKGIPKASLIGLTTSRVSSTPPMLISNSGPSSASSTTSMTSLVQDIRPPLAPGRPKCNSILHLFGEWLFEAAFIGTDGWSQNLPQPSGASKRPSSVLVEGPSSLQETVNDVPPALCIDRYESGRAEALGALCRIFCAKKTGEEILPIYLARFYQAMNHGLKVDESRECGETLASILLNSADLFRLDLNGVQVLVPAVISALETVLPEKDLKLKSNVVSKPDLRRASIHLLISTLALPLHFQNLTIKELPTFLSSMVTDKNHVTFAQLKSRLMNLLINALQVETDSQNTHMLLGALLLSVQDSAAAEEVEQVTQPDALAHDSAVNLLSSVTSDSASQISISSDQRSLGDTSDITTLQEECVAFDSAHALFVRATYLVCHRLISSWKTDLNISLAALEILSGLARTRIRETDALECKRAVKWLCDYIAYQCWRPPPAHSKDLHSSIVAAFSCLKTWLTAHSQLLQDKDCLTTVLEVVELGVSGTKSVGKPGEPIKMKDEKELKPASMRVRDAADALLTVILEQVGYFPSACGAQSLSSLLDEVSLLRHCNSWTGGRVPRQAAVERFRYFVAENATILALLEEPLGNDQDPQPTVTVLIRGPFGRHAWTMQLRHLPRHRSSIRSVNTNPGRPLPLAEAAPRTDYKPKFFPDNVDRIPHCKVDESIPSLEAVMNDNDVIRNEHQILTQLLERQMNIETKYCDGNDKVSEEKTEECAPPHICHEFQTARLFLSHFGFLNIEPKENNESRNSGLTALDPTIPGFYLDLETLDNISPRTCDTVYIFYVKAGQKTSTEILSNVLHESNVSSNFLEFLNSLGWPVSVSTHAGWTGHISTSWRVTPQLNVPQPAHSDHGGALYNGDTHVLYWADVSSEIAFVVPTQLNNMVNSDSLEETSYGSDISSNQVWFERSISESTSPRNSGTGQNTMQNSRTMSLDLEKQPPSLTGSNSCTSSNVDLVKPRKTAKQVLPVQTDIKIMVVWLESLEDFAQFPISDLLPCTYSGLEQSRVIQVSDVQVIFLQALSSGLMRVRLQGPVSRINLATPLIDGMVVSRRVLGTLVRQTALNMGRRKRLDNDSYHPPHVRRRLKIQEMVQKYKKNLTEPELLTLLFSSTQTYQI, from the exons ATGAATTTAGGCGTGTTTAATAGAGTTAATCTTAAG GATACCCAAGGAGGAATGTATTCCGAATGGGCTTCTCTAAGTGTTTTAATTCAACAAGGCTCAGAAGAAAGTCAAAGTGTCCTAGAAAAGTTTTCTCCTGGAGCAGGAAAAGAAGTTGCTTTATCTATTGTACGTCAGTTGGCTGCAAATCTTGGCATTACACAAGCAGCTGAGCCTAGTCCATTATGCACAGATAAGGAAGTACAATGGTGTATGGAAGTAATATGTTTTGGACTATCCTTACCTTTGGCTGAGCATGATACTGTTAGAGATTGTGTTAATGTATATTGTGAGTGGTTGTCTGCACTATATTCTACACCGAAGATATGTGTACCTAGACCAATCATAGATGATCCTAATTTCTATGCCAGAAAAATAATCAGccattttcataatttatttgTTCCACGAAAAGGAGAAG TCTGGCCATTTTTATATCAGGATCTAG gAACAGATACAATTAATAGGCAAGCTGTTTTATGTCATAGAGTACTTAGAACATTGCAACAAATTGCAAGAGGACCTGCCACTTTAGAAAGAGAAACCTGGGagagtttattattatttcttattgGTATTAATGATGCACTTTTAGCTCCTCCAGCAACAAGAGAAGATGCTGGAGAGCAGTTATGTGAAAGAGTTCTAGGTGTATTGTTAGAG GTATGGTTAGTGGCATGTGAACGCAATTTTCCATCACCACCATTATGGCGCACATTAAGAGAGTCATGTCTTCGTTGGCGACACAGATTAGCATTGGTAGAACAATGGAATCGTGTTTGCCTTGCTCTTACAGCAAGGCTCTTGCAAATTATGTATGGTCCAATGTTCCCAGAATTAAAAATAA GTGAAGAAGATTCTCAACTTGTGCCACCTACAATGTCAGATGAAGCAGTGGCTCAAGCATGGTATAGATTGTTGCGAACTATAGGTGATCCTGTTGATCTATGCAGACCCGCTGTTATTTCACAGACTCAAGCATTTTTACAGTATGCTATTGCAAGTCCAAATGTAATAGATCCGTGTCAACATCCATGTTTACAGAGCTTGccacaaatatttttaaaagccATTAAAGGTATAGCTGGACAAGTGGATGCTTTCCTTG GAGTTTCACAGGCATGTTGCTGGGAAGAATGTTGTGTATCTACCATCACATGTGGATCTGCTAGCACTGGAAGTGGAGGTGTAGGATGGGATAAATCAAGTAGTAAGGATATGACACAACCTTCTCCTACACCTCCAACGCAACGCAGACTTGCCAAAAGTTTCAGTGTAACGCCTTCTGCAGTGACTAAGG GAATTCCAAAAGCTTCCTTGATTGGTTTAACAACAAGTCGTGTGTCAAGTACACCACCTATGTTGATATCTAATTCAGGACCATCTTCAGCTTCAAGTACAACAT CTATGACTTCATTAGTCCAAGACATTAGACCTCCTTTAGCTCCAGGGCGGCCAAAATGTAACAGTATATTACATCTTTTTGGTGAATGGTTATTCGAAGCTGCATTTATAGGTACTGATGGATGGTCACAAAATTTACCAC AACCATCAGGTGCATCAAAACGTCCATCTTCCGTACTTGTTGAGGGTCCTAGTTCTTTGCAAGAAACTGTTAATGATGTTCCACCAGCTCTTTGCATAGATCGTTATGAATCCGGAAGAGCAGAAGCTTTGGGAGCACTATGTCGAATATTTTGTGCTAAAAAGACCGGAGAAGAAATTTTACCTATTTATCTAGCTAGATTTTATCAAGCAATGAATCATGGTCTTAAAGTTGACGAG TCCCGAGAATGCGGTGAAACGTTAGCAAGTATTCTTTTGAATTCTGCTGATTTATTTCGTCTAGATCTAAATGGTGTACAAGTATTAGTGCCTGCAGTAATATCGGCTTTAGAAACTGTACTTCCAGAAAAAGATTTAAAACTTAAATCTAATGTTGTATCAAAACCGGACTTACGAAGAGCCTCAATACATTTGTTAATATCAACGCTGGCGTTACCTCTACACTTTCAA AACCTTACTATCAAGGAACTTCCAACATTTCTAAGTTCGATGGTTACTGACAAAAATCATGTAACGTTTGCACAGTTAAAATCGAGACTTATGAATTTGCTTATAAACGCATTACAAGTTGAAACTGATTCTCAGAATACTCATATGTTGCTAG gCGCTCTTCTGTTAAGTGTACAAGACTCTGCAGCAGCAGAAGAAGTTGAGCAAGTCACACAACCTGACGCTCTGGCACATGATTCTGCCGTAAATTTATTATCATCAG TCACCAGTGATTCTGCCAGTCAAATAAGTATATCCAGTGACCAACGCTCGCTCGGTGACACCTCTGATATTACAACTCTTCAAGAGGAATGTGTTGCATTTG ATTCAGCTCATGCTCTTTTTGTAAGAGCTACGTATTTAGTTTGTCACAGATTAATATCATCATGGAAGACAGATTTAAATATTTCTCTAGCTGCTCTTGAGATATTATCAGGATTAGCTAGAACACGTATTCGTGAAACag ATGCTTTAGAATGTAAACGGGCTGTGAAATGGCTCTGTGACTACATTGCATATCAATGTTGGCGTCCACCACCAGCTCATTCTAAAGATCTTCATTCTTCTATTGTTGCTGCATTTAGTTGTTTAAAAACTTGGCTCACTGCTCATTCACAACTATtacaa GATAAGGATTGCTTAACAACAGTTCTGGAAGTAGTCGAACTTGGTGTGTCAGGAACAAAAAGTGTAGGAAAACCTGGTGAACCCATTAAAATGAAAGATGAGAAAGAATTAAAACCAGCATCTATGCGTGTTAGAGACGCTGCTGACGCGCTTCTTACCGTCATTTTAGAACAA GTTGGTTATTTCCCTAGTGCATGTGGAGCACAATCATTGTCATCTTTACTAGATGAAGTATCACTTCTCCGACATTGTAATAGTTGGACTGGGGGTCGAGTTCCACGTCAAGCAGCAGTTGAAAGATTTCGATATTTTGTTGCAGAAAATGCTACTATATTAGCATTATTAGAAGAACCACTTGGAAATGATCAAGATCCACAACCTACTGTAACTGTATTAATACGTGGTCCATTTGGAAGACATGCTTGGACGATGCAGCTTCGACATTTACCAAGACATAGATCTAGTATAAGAAGTGTAAATACAAATCCAGGTCGACCACTGCCATTAGCTGAAGCTGCTCCACGAACAGATTACAAACCTAAATTTTTTCCTGATAATGTAGATCGAATTCCACATTGTAAAGT GGATGAATCTATTCCAAGTTTAGAAGCAGTTATGAATGATAATGATGTAATCAGAAATGAACATCAAATTTTGACACAATTGTTAGAACGTCAAATGAATATTGAAACAAaatattgtgatggaaatgatAAAGTTTCAGAGGAAAAGACAGAAGAATGTGCACCACCTCACATTTGCCACGAATTTCAAACTGCACGTCTGTTTCTAAGTCATTTTGGTTTTTTAAATATCGAACCTAAAGAAAACAATGAATCTAGAAACAGTGGCCTTACTGCTTTAGATCCAACCATTCCAGGATTTTATTTAGACTTAGAAACTTTAGATAACATTAGTCCAAGAACATGTGATACTGTTTACATTTTTTATGTAAAAGCTGGTCAAAAAACTTCTACAGAAATATTATCTAACGTg ttacATGAATCGAATGTATCATCGAATTTCTTAGAATTCTTAAATTCTCTTGGCTGGCCAGTTTCTGTATCAACACATGCCGGTTGGACTGGACATATTTCTACTTCATGGAGAGTAACACCACAATTGAATGTACCACAACCAGCTCATAGTGATCATGGTGGAGCTCTTTATAATGGCGATACTCATGTACTTTATTGGGCAGATGTTAGCTCAGAAATTGCATTTGTTGTACCCACTCAGTTAAACAATATGGTAAATTCGGACTCACTGGAGGAAACAAGTTATGGTAGTGATATCAGTTCTAATCAAG TTTGGTTTGAAAGAAGCATTAGTGAAAGTACTTCACCTCGAAATAGTGGGACAGGACAGAATACAATGCAAAACTCGCGAACAATGTCACTTGATTTAGAAAAACAACCACCTAGTTTAACAGGATCTAATTCCTGTACCTCTTCTAATGTGGATTTAGTAAAACCAAGAAAAACAGCTAAACAAGTTTTACCTGTACAAACTGACATTAAAATTATGGTTGTTTGGCTAGAGAGTTTAGAGGATTTTGCTCAATTTCCAATTA GTGATCTTCTTCCTTGTACTTATAGCGGTCTTGAACAATCAAGAGTCATTCAAGTATCAGATGTACAAGTAATTTTTCTCCAAGCTCTCAGTAGTGGATTAATGAGAGTCAGATTGCAAGGTCCAGTTTCTAGAATTAATTTGGCCACTCCACTAATAGATGGAATGGTTGTATCTAGAAGGGTATTGGGAACACTTGTTAGACAAACAGCATTAAATATGGGACGTAGGAAAAGGCTTGACAATGAtag tTACCACCCACCACATGTACGTAGACGTTTGAAGATTCAAGAAATGGtacaaaaatataagaaaaatttaacCGAACCAGAGCTACTAACACTTTTATTTAGTAGTACCCAAACTtatcaaatttaa